Part of the Triticum urartu cultivar G1812 unplaced genomic scaffold, Tu2.1 TuUngrouped_contig_6310, whole genome shotgun sequence genome, acagcagaaaaataaactactactaattttttttggtttttttgtttttcttaaggtttaataaacacataagaagaaagcaggaaaaagatcataaactagcatggatattacagtgaaaaagtatgagcaccgacatctagcaatgagtgtgtgtgaacataaatgtaatgtcggtgagaaatacgtactcccccaagcttaggcttttggcctaagttggtctatggccacggttggcctggaggttatccataataatagttgttggggtcgtactgtgatgaagaagaatagttgggatcatactgatgtgcagcggttatcgcctgctgagctgcagcgtggagtcgagctgcctccgctctcctctcatactcttctgcctcctctctcgtaataacatatcttctttttgtctgcgaatcaaagaaggcaggagcagggagagtaatacggaaaacacgtcgtttatcaaaaactaagcgatataagagaggtgattcaggcctctcgacaaactgctGCGAAGCCATggagttataatctaaatatgcaggaggcaactccgtatcaccctcacgaatgtctatctcaagaatgtgggctgggcctccggttaattggttagtcccaaaaataatataaaagtgtaaaataaaccCCATAAcattcaaaacagataatataatagcatggaacaataaaaaattatagatacgttggagacgtatcacgctcCCTCGCCTTGCTCTCTCAACTCGCCTTTCTTGGTCCTATATTTCTTTTCTCAATTGTGTTGTGTTGCTGGCTCAGGAAAAGGTTCGGCCACCGATTTTTGTTATTATGAATTCCTTCATGGTATAAAAAAACTTCATGGGTTTTGAAAAAAGTACATGAATTTAAAAAGTAGTTCATTTTTTTAACATTTTTGGAAAAAGTTAACCATTTTGAAAAAATCGtaaatttgaaaaagttcatgaatttgagaAAAATTTAACAATAATTCGAAAATTTCATGAATTTGAGAAAAGTTTATAAAACTTAAAACTTTATGAATTTCTAAAAGATGCGATTTTGAGAAAAATTTCATGAATTCTAAAAAAGTTCTCGAATTTTACAAAGTTGTTCAATATATGTTGATGAATTTAAAAAGTTCTAGAATTTGGAAAATAAAACTTAAAATTTGAAAAAGGTTCACAATTTATGAAAGTTCACAAATTGATTTTTTTATGAATTATAATAATATTTGCGAATTTGAGAAAAAGTTCACAAATTCTAAAGATATTCATGAATGTTATAAaagttcatgaattcaaaaaacaTTCATGGTTTTAAAAAAATAGTTTGAAAAGTCTTGGAAATTATAAAAGTTCACAAAACCATAAAAATTTGTCAAATTTGAGAACAAGTTTGTGAATTataaaaaaagttcatgaatttccATAAGTTCACAAATccaaaaagttcatgaattttatAATTTTTGGAAATTTGAGAGAAGTTCACaattaaaaaaatcaaaattttAGAAAAGTTCACAAAACTTGAAAAAGTTTATCAATTTTGAAAAAGATTCCAGAATTTGAGAAACAGCACAGATTCTAAAAAGTCATGAGTTTTTTACACAAATTCAAGAATGTTCATGAAATTGAAAAACTTTGCAAATTTGAAAAAGTAAGAAAGAAAGGGGAAAATAAAATCAAAATAAATAACAATACAGAAAACAATGAAACACAGTTTGGAAGCTTCTAGAAGCTTCATAAAAAGGTCAGGAACCTTCTAGAAGCTTCACAAAACAATAAGGTGCGCATTTTTTTAGACAAAACAGTACGGTGCACATGCTTCTGTAAACAAGAAAGCAAACTTACATGGCCCATCTGCTACGTAGGTGCTGCAATGGGTGTGCGCTAGTTAGGAAATAAGGCTATAAGTAGCACCTTAAGCACCAAATAGGACTTGGGTGCAACTCGAGTGCAGGTCAGGTCAAATACAAAACTCCATCCACAATGATTTAAGGAACTGTGCACAAATGATGCATTCACGACAGTTTCACAAATTAAGTCGCGTGGGATGATTGGAAGATGGTCAAGCCTGAAAGAAATCGTTGTGGATGACTGCCACATACGTGGCCTTTTTTGTGTGGAAAACCATCGTCTATGCGTACGCGGAGACTTTTAGGAAGTCTTTATCCATGACGATTCATTGAATGAAATCGTGCCCTTCGAGTTATCCCCCATtgcatacccccccccccccctatccATTCGAAACTCTAGCAGCCACACACTCCACCTCACCGGCCTCCTTCACTGCAAACTCGTCCAACTGTGGCCGCTCTGCTACACTTGATCCAGCCTGTCCATTGGACCTCCAGCCCCTCCACCGCCACAAAATGCAAAATTGGCATTACTTGGCGTGGTGTTTTTGTTGTTTATTAGGTTAGATGGAGAATTGGCACTGTTATCATTATATATGCTTTTGAGAGAGTTCTTTTTGATTGGCAACAAAAATCACATGAATGGAGgggaaaataaataaattatttaaaATATAGATAAAATATATATACAGCACAAACATGTGATCGCATCGGTCGTGTTGCCTAGAATATTGTGTTATGTATATTGTTTGGTTATATTAGTGTCCATGCTACCTAGTTAGATTATTAGCATTAGTTGATCTAATAATTAGTTTTTCGACAAAGATCTAATAATTAATTGTATGTTTCATGTGTAATTATTTTTTACAATATATTAGTTATTTTGGTAAATGTGTTGTTCTATTTAAATTGTTGCAGCTGCCATTTGCAAGAGTGTGTGGGATAGGAGTGGGTTGATATACTCCATCACTATATTACAATGACACCGCAAACGATGGCCTCCAGAGTTCGGGCATACTTCGAGCACAAAAAATACATTTCACGACTCGTAAGATAAGATCTCCGTAGAAGCAAGCAACGACATGGATACCCATGATTTTTCAATGCCCATATACTTATTTTGGTTTTTAATATTGGAAAAATGAATTCGACATGAATAATGcagctttatagaatgcttctcTATTGTCTCCGCGGTCCCATGAGACAGCGGGATCGGCCTGGATGAATCTAGGCtacaaagaagaaaaaaaatctaCTTTTCTAAATGCTTCCTCTCGTGCTTCCCATGATCCATAATCGGTTCGATAATTGCCTTGACGTCCTCCTCAATTTCATCGACCTGCATAAACATTTTGCTTGCTGAGGAAGAGAATAGTAATAGTATTCTGATGCTTTATAAAGGTGGTAAGCACCCTCACAGCAAGAAACACAAAAACAGCGTTGGGATGTTGCTTCAAGTCACGGATCACTCTCACTTCACTTGCAATCGACCAAAAGTAGGTTGCTTAAGATTGCAAGAGAACTCCAAAAGTAACCGGACTACCTTGTGGATGATGTCTCGTGCAAGATGAGCCTCCTCCGCGACCTCCTTGGAGGCGTGCTCGACTGCCACGGCGGCGCGTCTCAGCCGGCCGTCCTCCGGAAGATGCCCGGCCACCTCGGACGACACCCTCTCGGCCGCCGTGGCCACCTCCTCCACGACCTCCGCCGCGGTCTCGGCGGCGTCCTTCACCATCTCCACCTCATCTTAATGGAAGCAGTCCATGACAAATGTTAATATCCATTGATTCTATCTTCCTACTTGGTTACTTGGTTTGGTTGATGTACTTACTTCCGATCCGCAGAATCGACGCCGATTTGGAGTGCAGGAACGGCGCCGCGATAGCAACAGTGGAGCCAATTGCCAGTCTTGCCCTGACAAAAGAAGAACAGAGAGTTGCAAGGCAGTTCACGAATGTAAGCTGTACTATGACCATTACAAAAACCGAACCAAGATCATGGAAAATTGATTGGATTACCAGGTGGAGAAACCTGCAGCAGGTCGTCCTGTGccacctgcgccgccgccgctgctcctGGTTCCTCCGATGCCACGACGCAGGCCAGAGGACGAAAACGATCTCCGCCGATCCAGCGCCAGAAAATGCGCCGCCGTGGCTGGCTGGTTGTCGCAGCCGAGGCGGGTGGTGCAGTGGATCAGCCTGCGCCGGCAGAGCGACGCGAACGAGCTGGCCGGAGACATGTCCACGGCCGACCGGATCGATGCTGCTGAACTGTTCTTCGTTTTTTCTGCCTCTTTTCAACTGATTGACGATGAAAACTGAACTGCTGGAGTGTTGCGGGCACCGATCAAGCGATAGTCATATATAGGCCTTGCAAAAATGTTGCTTGTT contains:
- the LOC125530432 gene encoding uncharacterized protein LOC125530432, with product MSPASSFASLCRRRLIHCTTRLGCDNQPATAAHFLALDRRRSFSSSGLRRGIGGTRSSGGGAGGTGRPAAGFSTWARLAIGSTVAIAAPFLHSKSASILRIGNEVEMVKDAAETAAEVVEEVATAAERVSSEVAGHLPEDGRLRRAAVAVEHASKEVAEEAHLARDIIHKVDEIEEDVKAIIEPIMDHGKHERKHLEK